In the Chitinophagales bacterium genome, one interval contains:
- a CDS encoding biopolymer transporter ExbD translates to MPKIQVKKGSVFVDMTAMCDVSFLLLTFFILTAKAKPVEPVEVMTPSSIVEMPVPDVNVITILVDKAGRIFVGMDNVNDSRAIWLDNLKSQFGLTNINTEDQKKNFINGGVIPVSAKELPTFLSADAAAKLEMIKNTKGIPADVENSDANELRWWIYQARAANQKATVVIKADTKSPYAVIKQVMNTLENQGVSRFSLLTTQGARD, encoded by the coding sequence ATGCCAAAAATTCAAGTAAAAAAAGGCTCCGTATTCGTCGATATGACGGCGATGTGTGATGTATCTTTTCTTCTTTTGACTTTCTTTATCTTGACTGCTAAGGCTAAGCCTGTAGAACCTGTAGAGGTCATGACCCCTTCTTCGATAGTAGAAATGCCAGTGCCAGATGTGAACGTAATCACTATCTTGGTAGATAAAGCAGGACGGATATTTGTAGGAATGGATAATGTCAATGATTCTAGAGCTATTTGGTTAGATAATTTGAAATCACAATTTGGTCTTACGAATATTAATACAGAAGATCAAAAGAAAAATTTCATTAATGGAGGTGTGATACCAGTTTCTGCGAAAGAGCTACCAACATTTTTATCTGCAGATGCAGCAGCCAAACTAGAGATGATTAAGAATACAAAAGGAATTCCTGCGGATGTAGAAAATTCTGATGCGAATGAACTGCGATGGTGGATTTACCAAGCACGTGCTGCCAATCAGAAAGCTACCGTAGTGATAAAAGCCGACACCAAGTCGCCATACGCAGTCATCAAACAAGTCATGAATACTCTTGAAAATCAGGGAGTAAGTCGCTTTAGCTTGTTGACTACACAAGGAGCAAGAGATTAA